The genomic window GCTTCTCTTGTGTCCCTGCAAACAGGGCTGCTCCGAGAGCACACAAGGCAGGGACACCAtaccagccctgggctctgctgaggaCACGTAGGGccaaaagcagcagggctggagtgtGGAAGGACAAGGTCCCAGCCAAGGACAGCGGGTATTTTTCTTTCCGTAGAGACTACACAATATGGAAATGAGTCAAAATAGTCCAAAACTTTTTCCTAAGGGAAATGCTAGGATGGATGCTACAAAAACCATCAGACCAGTGTCGACACATGTGGATGCAAATGCTGGTGAGCATCAGGGTGAGATCAGAGTCCCTTTCCCAAGCTCAGCCTTGCACTGAcacatcccctccctgccctgggttgTTGCACAGCTGAGGAAGCTCCCTGCACCAGGGTGtcttgcacagcacagaggtACAAGGCAGAGTCAGAGAGCTCCacttcctccagctgcaggacactGGATTTGCCCGTGGTGTTCAGCTGCGTGGTGAAACGGCCGCTGCGCTTGGGGCCAGTCCCTGCTTGATAGGAGATCAGCTCTGGGGCTTGGCCTTTCTTCAGCTGGTACCACAGCAAGCCATTAAAATTACTGGTTTGGTATCTGCATGTGGTGTGGAAGGGGTGTCCCTGCTTCACCAAGACTGGTCCATGTTCCTGGGTGACCGTGTCCTGCCCCGTGGTGCCTGGAAGAAAGTGAAGGTGAGCAGCTCCACGGGGAAAGACAATGGGAAGCAAATGGAAGTGGATGGAAAACCCTGGTGGAGAAAGCTCCTGCATTGGAGCAGAGTCCTGAGAGATTTTGGGCAGGAGTTCggagctctctgctctgcatcaGCAAAATGAGAGCTGggttctgtccctgctcctgctccctctgcttaAAGGACCAGGGAACAGGCTGCCATGCCTGAACGTTGTGTGCTGGAACCATCATCCCTCCAGCTGCCTGAGGTGCCCAGCGAGGTACAGCAGAAAGGTTCATGCAGCTTTCCCCATCGCTGTCATGCCTGAAAGCTCCTGAGCACACACAAAGCTGAGCTTGGGAAGAGGGAGCCCTGGTTGTGTCCATGGCAGCGAACACggggagctgtggcagagctgtgtcagCCTGGAGGCAGAATGGAACACCCTGACAATGTAATGGCATGATAATCGGTGAGGTGCCCGGGGCAGGTTAGGCAGAATGTGGGAATTTATATCTAAATTGGAAGAGTGCTCGGTTGTAGAGACAGCTGAGATCTCTTGAAGTGACTGCAGGAGGATGAGAagagagaggcagaggcagATGGATTGAAGGTGagaaaagagacagagaagTCTGAGGTTTCACTTCTCTCGTTTCCCTTTTCCTTTACAAACCAAGGAGCTTCTTCAGGAAACACTTCCAAAACCACAAAGAGACGCAGATTATGCTCAGCCTTTTCCTTATATTGATTGATATTTCCTCATACGAGCTTGATAAAGCTGCTGAGGATTtcctggggaaaggaaaaagaagggagGCTTGGGGAAAGCCAGGACTTAcccaggagctgtcccaggaAGACGGTGAGGATGAGATATGCGAGCTGCATGCCGAGACCCAGCTGCTGAGTGACCAAGTGTTTGCTGAGCGAGGCAGAGGCAGGAAGGAGGTCCCAGCCCCGAGAGAACAGAGCTGCGGAAACGACGCCCGGCGGGAGCAAAGGGAGCAGCGGCGGGAGCAGGCGGAGCCATGACCTGTCCTTGCCTGCCTGAAATGCTCCTTGTGCGTTtctggctcctccagcagcagcccccgaGGCTCCCTCAGTCATTGGCATTGTGAGCATTCCGTGCCCCTGGGGCATCAGTGATGGGAAGGGGCTCTCTTTCAAGCGTTGTCTCCCTGCAGCGCTTGCAGCGCTGCTAAATCCTGGCATTTGTTCTTCTGGATGTTTGACAGGTTACTAAAGTGAAGGGAAAGGGGCAAATCGAGTTCCGGGGTAAGGTGGGCATAAGCAAGCCCTTCAATGATATGAAACGCTCCTTGCTCCAACGGATTTATTGTTTTCCCTCCCGGATGTTCTACTCTTTCAGGGAGATGCTGAATGCACATCCATGGATGTTTGTGGACATCTGAGAATGAGAGCAAAATGTAGAGAAGTGAATTCCATCCTCCGGCGGTATTAAAAGTGCACCTGCCTTACACAGCCAGGTGAGAATTCAGCTTGCAGTGTGGCACCGAGACATTTCTGCAGAGACAGAGATTTCTTTGTCACCTCAATGCAAACACCTCTCATGCACTGACCTACTGACCTGACAGCACTCCAGGAATTAGCCCTTGTGTGCCCGTCGGTTGTGCTGCTTtgtcagctcccagccctggtgctctcAAGGTGCAGCCGGAGCTGGGCCAGACTGTGTTCGGGGACAGTGTTAGCGCAGGTTGTGGGCTGGTTGTGAGGCGTGTTTGGGGCCGTGCGGGGCTGTGCGGTGTCGGTGCTGCGGGCTCggggcagaggaaggagctgcgGAGGGGCGGCTCGGGAGcccggcgggcggagcggcagcgccccctgctggccccgCTCGGGTCAATGACGGTGCCGGTGTCGATGGTGGTGTCGGTCCCGGTCCCATTGGGGGATCGGTACCGATGTCCATTGCCGGTGTCTGTGCCGGTCCCAGTGCCGGTGCCTGTGTTCGGTTCTGgtggcggccccggcccggcagcCCGGGACGAGCGGGGctcggcggccccggcgggcggagcggcagcgccccctgctggccccgcccggccccgcccgcggcGGTTCGTGcccggccgcagccccggctcctcTGCCCGTGGCCCCCAGCGTGCAGTAATACACGGCCGCGTCCCCGCGCCGGGGCTCAGCGAGCCACAGCCGGCTCGAACTCCGATCTGCCGACACCGACAGCGATCCTGCAATGTCCGACAGCTCTTTGGTATCTTTCAGAGTGAGTGCGAGGAGTTCAGGTCCTTGGCCTGGGAGCAAACTGTACCACTGGATCCAATCACGGggctggattttgggatgtGAGCAGGTGATGTTGATGCCGGTGCCCTCGGTGGTCTCCAGGAATGGCTCCTGATGTACCTGGGCTCTgactgcagccactgccagggaGACAAAAGGATCAACTTTAACTCCTACTTTCTACCCAGCTCTGCCAATCCCCAGAACAAAGACCGCAAAAGCAGCCAGGAACACAGAGAGATGAGGAGGATAACGGTTCCCAGAAGATGTCATGGAGATACGTAGGAATGGAAGTGTGCATTAATCGCTtgtggggacaggaatgtgTGAATGACAGAAGGATTAGGAGAGCCACGGGAGAACAGGAGGGTGTGAGAGAAGGCGCAAAAAGACAAGGAGAGTATTAGAAGGGGGTAAGGACTGACTTTATGTGTTATAAAGTCGGAATGTTTGTGCAGGTTTTGGCACAGAATAGAAGTTTGGGATGGAGAAGAGGGAGGGATGAATGGAGAAGAGTTCTCAGTGAGAGGTCTGTGCAGAAGCCAGGCAGGACGGCAGCCTCCGGGCAACTGCGGGATCACTCCCGTCCCACGCACCGATCAGCACCGCAACCAGCGCCGCCAGCGCCGCTGCCCGAGCCCGCCGCAtgccgccgctccgccggccGAGCCTCGCTGTGCCCCTGAGCCCCGGCTCTGCTGCGGCCGCGCCGTCTCCTCTGCGCCGCCCCAGCTCCGCCCCGGCCGCCACAGCCCCGGCCTCTCACGGCACCGGCACAAGCAGCGACACAGGGACCTTTGGCACGgccagggacaagggacagctGTGTCCCATCGCACACAGCAGCGACACCGCCTGGGAAGCAGATccaccctgcacacacctgcatTGGGCGGCTGCCGGCCCCGCTCACGCTGTTTGTgagcctgggcagctgctgttgCTCTGTGCTGGTCAGTGCTCGGTGTCCCTGGCATGGTCAGGACATTCCCTCCTGGTCAGGGACACACACGGACAGACCCAGAGCCATCCTCAACAGTGTGGAGCCACAGAAAAATCCGTGCTTCACGTGTGTCCCTGCAAACGGGTCTGCTCCGAGAGCACCGaaggcagggacacaaaaccagccctgggctctgctgaggaCACGTAGGGccaaaagcagcagggctggagtgtGGAAGGATAAGGTCCCAGCCAAGGACAGCGGGTATTTTTCTTACCGTAGAGACTACACAATATGGAAATGAGTCAAAATAGTCCAAGTATTTTTCCTAAAGGAAGTACTAGGATGGATGCTACAAAAACCATCAGACCATTGTAGACACATGTGGATGAAAATTCTGGTGAGCATCAGGGTGAGATCAGAGTCCCTCTCCCAAGCTCAGCCTTGAACTGAcacatcccctccctgccctgggttgTTGCGCAGCTGAGGAAGCTCCCTGCACCAGGGTGtcttgcagagcacagaggtaCAAGGCAGAGTCAGAGAGCTCCacttcctccagctgcaggacactGGATTTGCCCGTGGTGTTCAGCTGCGTGGTGAAACGGCCGCTGCGCTTGGAGCCAGCCCCTGCTTGATAGGAGATCATCTCTGGGGCTTGGCCTTTCCTCAGCTGGTACCACAGCAAGGAATAAAAAGCACTGGTTTGGTATTTGCAGGTGGTGTGGAAGGGGTGTCCCTGCTTCACCAAGACTGGTCCATGTTCCTGGGTGACCGTGTCCTGCCCCGTGGTGCCTGGAAGAAAGTGAAGGtgagcagctccacagggaaGGACAATGGGAAGCAAATGGAAGTGGATGGAAAACCCTAGTGGAGAAAGCTCCTGCATTGGAGCAGACTCCTGAGAGATTTTGGGCCGGGATTCggagctctctgctctgcatcaGCAAAATgagagctgggctctgtccctgctcctgctccatctgctTAAAGGACTAGGGAACAGGCTGCCATGCCTGAACGTTGTGTGCTGGAACCAGCATCCCTCCAGCTGCCTGAGGTGCCCAGCGAGGTACAGCAGAAAGGTTCATGCAGCTTTCCCCATCGCTGTCATGCCTGAAAGCTCCTGAGCACACACAAAGCTGAGCTTGGGAAGAGGGAGCCCTGGTTGTGTCCATGGCAGCGAACACggggagctgtggcagagctgtgtcagCCTGGAGGCAGAATGGAACACCCTGACAATGTAATGGCATGATAATCGGTGAGGTGCCCGGGGCAGGTTAGGCAGAATGTGGGAATTTAGATCGAAATGGGAAGAGGGCTCGGTTGTAGAGACAGCTGAGATCTCTTGAAGTGACTGCAGGAGGATGAGAagagagaggcagaggcagATGGATTGAAGGTGagaaaagagacagagaagTCTGAGGTTTCACTTCTCTCGTTTCCCTTTTCCTTTACAAACCAAGGAGCTTCTTCAGGAAACACTTCCAAAACCACAAAGAGACGCAGATTATGCTCAGCCTTTTCCTTATATTGATTGATATTTCCTCATACGAGCTTGATAAAGCTGCTGAGGATTtcctggggaaaggaaaaagaagggagGCTTGGGGAAAGCCAGGACTTAcccaggagctgtcccaggaAGACGGTGAGGATGAGATATGCGAGCTGCATGCCGAGACCCAGCTGCTGAGTGACCAAGTGTTTGCTGAGCGAGGCAGAGGCAGGAAGGAGGTCCCAGCCCCGAGAGAACAGAGCTGCGGAAACGACGCCCGGCGGGAGCAAAGGGAGCAGCGGCGGGAGCAGGCGGAGCCATGACCTGTCCTTGCCTGCCTGAAATGCTCCTTGTGCGTTtctggctcctccagcagcagcccccgaGGCTCCCTCAGTCATTGGCATTGTGAGCATTCCGTGCCCCTGGGGCATCAGTGATGGGAAGGGGCTCTCTTTCAAGCGTTGTCTCCCTGCAGCGCTTGCAGCGCTGCTAAATCCTGGCATTTGTTCTTCTGGATGTTTGACAGGTTACTAAAGTGAAGGGAAAGGGGCAAATCGAGTTCCGGGGTAAGGTGGGCATAAGCAAGCCCTTCAATGATATGAAACGCTCCTTGCTCCAACGGATTTATTGTTTTCCCTCCCGGATGTTCTACTCTTTCAGGGAGATGCTGAATGCACATCCATGGATGTTTGTGGACATCTGAGAATGAGAGCAAAATGTAGAGAAGTGAATTCCATCCTCCGGCGGTATTAAAAGTGCACCTGCCTTACACAGCCAGGTGAGAATTCAGCTTGCAGTGTGGCACCGAGACATTTCTGCAGAGACAGAGATTTCTTTGTCACCTCAATGCAAACACCTCTCATGCACTGACCTACTGACCTGACAGCACTCCAGGAATTAGCCCTTGTGTGCCCGTCGGTTGTGCTGCTTtgtcagctcccagccctggtgctctcAAGGTGCAGCCGGAGCTGGGCCAGACTGTGTTCGGGGACAGTGTTAGCGCAGGTTGTGGGCTGGTTGTGAGGCGTGTTTGGGGCCGTGCGGGGCTGTGCGGTGTCGGTGCTGCGGGCTCggggcagaggaaggagctgcgGAGGGGCGGCTCGGGAGcccggcgggcggagcggcagcgccccctgctggccccgCTCGGGTCAATGACGGTGCCGGTGTCGATGGTGGTGTCGGTCCCGGTCCCATTGGGGGATCGGTACCGATATCCATTGCCGGTGTCTGTGCCGGTCCCAGTGCCGGTGCCTGTGTTCGGTTCTGgtggcggccccggcccggcagcCCGGGACGAGCGGGGctcggcggccccggcgggcggagcggcagcgccccctgctggccccgcccggccccgcccgcggcGGTTCGTGcccggccgcagccccggctcctcTGCCCGTGGCCCCCAGCGTGCAGTAATACACGGCCGCGTCCCCGCGCCGGGGCTCAGCGAGCCACAGCCAGCTCGAACTCCCGTCCTCCGACATCGACAGCGATCCTGCAGTGTCCGACAGTGGCTTGGAACCTCTAGCTGTGAGGGCGAGGAATTCGGGGCTTTTGCCCGGGAGCTGACGGTAGAAATGGATGTAATCGCCGCTTAGTTTCTTGGAATGTGTGCAGGTGATGTTGATGCCGGTGCCCTCGGTGGTCTCCAGGAATGGCTCCTGCTGCACTTGGGCTCTgactgcagccactgccagggaTACAAAAGGATCAACTTTAACTCCTACTTTCTACCCACCTCTGCCAATCCCCAGAACAAAGCCCGCAGAAGCAGCCAGGAACACAGAGAGATGAGGAGGATAACGGTTCCCAGAAGATGTCATGGAGATACGTAGGAATGGAAGTGTGCATTAATCGCTTGTGGGGACATGAATGTGTGAATGACAGAAGGATTAGGAGAGCCACGGGAGAACAGGAGGGTGTGAGAGAAGGCGCAAAAAGACAAGGAGAGTATTAGAAGGGGGTAAGGACTGACTTTATGTGTTATAAAGACGGAATGTTTGTGCAGGTTTTGGCACAGAATAGAAGTTTGGGATGGAGAAGAGGGAGGGATGAATGGGAGAAGAGTTCTCAGTGAGAGATCTGTGCAGAAGCCAGGCAGGACGGCAGCCTCCGGGCACCTGCGCGATCACCCCAGCCCCCACGCACCGATCAGCAGCACAGCCGGCGCCGCCAGCGCCGCGGCCCGAGCCCGCCGCAtgccgccgctccgccggccAAGCCTCGCTGTGCCCCTGAGCCCCGGCTCTGCTGCGGCCGTGCCGCCTCCTCTGCGCCGCCCCAGCTCCGCCCCGGCCGCCTCAGCCCCGGCCTCTCACGGCACCGGGACAACCAGCGACACAGGGGCCTTTGGCACGgccagggacaagggacagctGTGTCCCATCGCACACAGCAGCGACACCGCCTGGGAAGAAGATccaccctgcacacacctgcatTGGGCGGCTGCCGGCCCCGCTCAGGCTGTTTGTGAGCCTGGGCAGCTTCTGCTGCACTGTGCTGGTCAGTGCTCGGTGTCCCTGGCATGGTCAGGACATTCCCTCCCGGTCAGGGACACACACGGACAGCCCCAGAGCCGTGCTACCCCATGTGGAGCCACAGACAAATCCGTGCTTCACATGTGTCCCTGCAAACGGGGCTGCTCCGAGAGCACCGaaggcagggacacaaaaccagccctgggctctgctgaggaCACGTGGGGccaaaagcagcagggctggagtgtGGAAGGACAAGGTCCCAGCCAAGGACAGCGGGTATTTTTCTTTCCGTAGAGACTACACAATATGAAAATGAGTCAAAATAgtccaaatttttttcctaagggaaGTGCTAGGATGGATACTCCAAAAACCATCAGACCATTGTAGACACATGAGGATGAAAATGCTGGTGAGCATCAGGGTGAGATCAGAGTCCCTTTCCCAAGCTCAGCCTTGAACTGAcacatcccctccctgccctgggttgTTGCACAGCTGAGGAAGCTCCCTGCACCAAGGTGtcttgcacagcacagaggtACAAGGCAGAGTCAGAGAGCTCCacttcctccagctgcaggacactGGATTTGCCCGTGGTGTTCAGCTGCGTGGTGAAACGGCCGCTGCGCTTGGAGCCAGCTCCTGCTTGATAGGAGATCAGCTCTGGGGCTTGGCCTTTCCTCTGCTGGTACCACAGCAAGCCATTAAAATTACTGGTTTGGTATTTGCAGGTGGTGTGGAAGGGGTGTCCCTGCTTCACCAAGACTGGTCCATGTTCCTGGGTGACCGTGTCCTGCCCCGTGGTGCCTGGAAGAAAGTGAAGGTGAGCAGCTCCACGGGGAAAGACAATGGGAAGCAAATGGAAGTGGATGGAAAACCCTGGTGGAGAAAGCTCCTGCATTGGAGCAGAGTCCTGAGAGATTTTGGGCAGGAGTTCggagctctctgctctgcatcaGCAAAATGAGAGCTGggttctgtccctgctcctgctccctctgcttaAAGGACCAGGGAACAGGCTGCCATGCCTGAACGTTGTGTGCTGGAACCATCATCCCTCCAGCTGCCTGAGGTGCCCAGCGAGGTACAGCAGAAAGGTTCATGCAGCTTTCCCCATCGCTGTCATGCCTGAAAGCTCCTGAGCACACACAAAGCTGAGCTTGGGAAGAGGGAGCCCTGGTTGTGTCCATGGCAGCGAACACggggagctgtggcagagctgtgtcagCCTGGAGGCAGAATGGAACACCCTGACAATGTAATGGCATGATAATCGGTGAGGTGCCCGGGGCAGGTTAGGCAGAATGTGGGAATTTAGATCGAAATGGGAAGAGGGCTCGGTTGTAGAGACAGCTGAGATCTCTTGAAGTGACTGCAGGAGGATGAGAagagagaggcagaggcagATGGATTGAATGTGAGAGAAATAACATAGAAAGGACTGAGGTTTCACTTCTCTCGTTTCCCTTTTCCTTTACAAACCAAGGAGCTTCTTCAGGAAACACTTGCAAAACCgcacagaaaagcagattttccttttccctttattcAAGGTCTTTCCCCTTTTATTCAATGCCGTTTCCCCCATGGTCCTGATTTGGCTTTTGAGGATATCCTGGGTggaagaagaacaagaagagcAGGGGAGCCTTGGGGAAAGCCAGGACTTAcccaggagctgtcccaggaAGACGGTGAGGATGAGATATGCGAGCTGCATGCCGAGACCCAGCTGCTGAGTGACCAAGTGTTTGCTGAGCGAGGCAGAGGCAGGAAGGAGGTCCCAGCCCCGAGAGAACAGAGCTGCGGAAACGACGCTCGGCGGGAGCAAAGGGAGCAGCGGCGGGAGCAGGCGGAGCCATGACCTGTCCTTGCCTGCCTGAAATGCTCTTTGGGCGTTtctggctcctccagcagcagcccccgaGGCTCCCTCAGCCATTGGCATTGTGAGCATTCCGTGCCCCTGGGGCATCAGTGATGGGaaggggctgttcctgctcagCTCGCAGTGGAGTCCTCAGCTCCGCAGCTGCaatgggcagctctgctgcacaccCAGGCCTGGGCATTTGGTATCTCAGGGGTTTCTTCCCTGCTGAGGTTTCTCACCGTCCTGAGGTGTCCTCAGTTCTGTGGGGTCACTGCTAATCTCCAGATCCTGATGGGTGTTGGAGAGCCCCATGGCTGGAGGGTGCACAGCCTCACACGCATTCCTAGGTGGGTGCTCCCTAACCCCACAGGACCCCCTCAAACCTCCATTATCCTCACGTTCCTCTTGTCCCTTCTTGTCGCTGACAAAGCTCAGCCTGAGCCAATTCACAGCATTTCCTAATGGTCCATCAATTAGCAGCTggagagctctgagctctctctTTGTGCTCTTATCACCTACTGCCAGATTGGCCTCATTGTGTGCTTTATTCAtcactttcccttttctttatcCTTTCCTTGTCAAAGGAGAATGATCCTGATGTGAGCCTTAGGGAACCAGACACTCTCAGCTTTCACATGCCCTGATTGTGGGCTCGTCTGAACTTGCTCAGACCAAGGAGTGTCTGAAGATGCTGAATGGTTCCTGTCCTCAGAGGAAATGGGGTCTCTAGAGCAACTCTCTGGGGGGAAACATCAAGTGGACTTCAGTCTTTCAAGAGTTGTCTCCCTGCAAAACTTGCAGCTCTGCTAATTCCTGgcattttcttttacttatataTGAGATGTTACCAGTGTGAAGGGAAGGGGGATGAATCAGTTTTGGGGGACTGGTGAGTGTGATAGTGTCGTCAGGAGATTTGAAATGCTCCTGTACTCCAACCgatttattattttccctctcGGAGGTTTTACTTATTCAGGAAGATGCTGAATGCACATCCATGGATGTCTGTGGACATCTGAGGATGAGAGCAAAATATAGAGAGGTGAATTCCATCCTCTGGTGGCATTAAAAGTACAGCTGCCTTACACAGCCAGGAGAGAATTCAGCTTG from Ammospiza nelsoni isolate bAmmNel1 chromosome 26, bAmmNel1.pri, whole genome shotgun sequence includes these protein-coding regions:
- the LOC132084053 gene encoding probable non-functional immunoglobulinn kappa variable 1-37, whose translation is MRRARAAALAAPAVLLIVAAVRAQVQQEPFLETTEGTGINITCTHSKKLSGDYIHFYRQLPGKSPEFLALTARGSKPLSDTAGSLSMSEDGSSSWLWLAEPRRGDAAVYYCTLGATGRGAGAAAGHEPPRAGPEPNTGTGTGTGTDTGNGYRYRSPNGTGTDTTIDTGTVIDPSGASRGNLSNIQKNKCQDLAALQALQGDNA